One window of the Pseudomonas sp. S04 genome contains the following:
- the pdxA gene encoding 4-hydroxythreonine-4-phosphate dehydrogenase PdxA, with amino-acid sequence MKPRRFALTPGEPAGIGPDLCLLLASHAQPHPLIAITSRDLLLERAAQLGVVVDLLSVSPGHWPDVPAPANSLYVWDTPLNAPVVAGQLDPANAAFVLQTLTRAGQGCLDGDFAGMITAPVHKGVINESGIAFSGHTEFLADLTHTSQVVMMLATRGLRVALVTTHLPLREIADAITPQRLERVTRILHADLQHKFGIAQPRILVCGLNPHAGEGGHLGHEEIDIIEPTLERLRGEGMDLRGPLPADTLFTPKYLEHCDAVLAMYHDQGLPVLKYKGFGAAVNVTLGLPIIRTSVDHGTALDLAGSGKIDTGSLQVALETAYQMAETRL; translated from the coding sequence GTGAAACCCAGACGTTTCGCTCTGACACCCGGCGAACCAGCCGGCATAGGTCCCGACCTGTGCCTGCTGCTCGCCTCGCACGCCCAGCCACACCCCCTGATAGCCATCACCAGCCGCGACCTGCTCCTCGAGCGGGCCGCGCAGCTGGGCGTGGTCGTTGATCTGCTGAGCGTCAGCCCCGGGCACTGGCCGGACGTTCCCGCGCCCGCCAACAGCCTGTACGTCTGGGATACACCACTCAACGCCCCGGTCGTTGCAGGTCAACTGGACCCGGCCAATGCCGCCTTTGTCCTGCAAACCCTGACCCGCGCGGGCCAAGGCTGCCTGGATGGCGACTTTGCCGGAATGATCACCGCCCCGGTGCACAAAGGCGTGATCAACGAATCCGGAATTGCCTTTTCCGGGCATACCGAATTCCTGGCCGACCTGACCCATACCAGCCAAGTGGTGATGATGCTTGCCACCCGTGGCTTGCGCGTCGCCCTGGTGACCACTCACCTGCCGTTGCGCGAGATTGCCGACGCAATTACCCCGCAGCGCCTGGAGCGGGTCACGCGGATCCTGCACGCCGACCTGCAACACAAATTCGGCATCGCCCAGCCACGCATCCTCGTCTGTGGACTCAACCCCCACGCTGGCGAAGGCGGCCACCTGGGCCATGAAGAAATCGATATCATCGAACCCACCCTTGAGCGTCTGCGCGGCGAAGGCATGGACCTGCGTGGTCCCCTGCCCGCCGACACTCTGTTTACCCCCAAATATCTGGAGCACTGCGACGCAGTGCTGGCGATGTACCACGACCAGGGCCTGCCGGTGTTGAAGTACAAAGGCTTCGGCGCGGCAGTCAACGTAACCCTGGGCTTGCCGATCATCCGCACTTCAGTCGACCACGGCACCGCCCTGGACTTGGCTGGCAGCGGAAAAATCGACACCGGCAGCCTGCAAGTTGCCCTGGAAACCGCCTACCAGATGGCCGAGACCCGTTTATGA
- the rsmA gene encoding 16S rRNA (adenine(1518)-N(6)/adenine(1519)-N(6))-dimethyltransferase RsmA has protein sequence MTEHYQHRARKRFGQNFLHDAGVIDRILRSIHAKADDRLLEIGPGQGALTEGLLNSGAQLDVVELDKDLIPILNQQFAGKSNFNLHQGDALKFDFNSLNAAPNSLRVVGNLPYNISTPLIFHLLNNAGIIRDMHFMLQKEVVERLAAGPGGGDWGRLSIMVQYHCRVEHLFNVGPGAFNPPPKVDSAIVRLVPHAVLPHPAKDHRLLERVVREAFNQRRKTLRNTLKALLSNAEIEAAGVDGSLRPEQLDLAAFVRLADQLAIQPAPAAE, from the coding sequence ATGACCGAGCATTACCAACACCGGGCGCGCAAGCGCTTCGGCCAGAACTTCCTGCACGACGCCGGCGTAATCGACCGTATCCTGCGCTCCATCCACGCCAAGGCCGACGACCGCCTGCTGGAAATCGGCCCGGGCCAGGGTGCCCTGACCGAAGGCCTGCTCAACAGCGGCGCGCAGCTTGATGTCGTGGAGCTGGACAAGGACCTGATCCCGATCCTCAACCAGCAGTTCGCCGGCAAGAGCAACTTCAACCTGCACCAGGGCGATGCACTGAAGTTCGATTTCAACAGCCTGAATGCCGCGCCCAACAGCCTGCGCGTGGTCGGCAACCTGCCGTACAACATCTCCACGCCGTTGATTTTCCACCTGCTGAACAACGCCGGGATCATTCGCGACATGCACTTCATGCTGCAAAAGGAAGTGGTCGAGCGCCTGGCGGCGGGTCCTGGTGGTGGCGATTGGGGCCGTCTGTCGATCATGGTCCAGTACCACTGCCGGGTCGAACACCTGTTCAATGTCGGCCCTGGCGCGTTCAACCCGCCACCCAAAGTCGACTCGGCTATCGTGCGCCTGGTGCCCCACGCGGTACTGCCGCACCCGGCCAAGGACCACCGCCTGCTGGAGCGGGTCGTTCGCGAAGCCTTCAACCAGCGTCGCAAGACCCTGCGCAACACCCTCAAGGCCTTGCTCAGCAACGCTGAAATCGAAGCCGCCGGCGTCGATGGCAGCCTGCGCCCGGAACAGCTCGACCTGGCAGCCTTCGTGCGCCTGGCCGATCAGCTGGCAATCCAGCCCGCGCCGGCCGCTGAATAA
- the apaG gene encoding Co2+/Mg2+ efflux protein ApaG, translated as MSDPRYQVDVSVVTRFLAEQSQPEQNRFAFAYTITVHNNGSLPAKLLSRHWVITDGDGHVEEVRGAGVVGLQPLIAAGQSHTYSSGTVMTTRVGNMQGSYQMLAEDGTHFDAIIAPFRLAVPGALH; from the coding sequence ATGTCCGATCCTCGTTATCAGGTCGACGTCAGCGTCGTCACTCGCTTTCTGGCAGAACAGTCGCAACCCGAGCAGAACCGTTTCGCCTTCGCCTACACCATCACCGTGCACAACAACGGCTCGCTACCCGCCAAGTTGCTCTCGCGGCACTGGGTGATTACCGATGGTGACGGCCATGTCGAAGAGGTTCGTGGTGCGGGCGTGGTTGGCCTGCAACCGTTGATCGCCGCCGGCCAGAGCCACACCTACAGCAGCGGCACCGTAATGACCACCCGCGTCGGCAACATGCAGGGCAGTTACCAGATGCTCGCCGAAGACGGTACACACTTCGACGCCATCATCGCGCCCTTCCGCCTGGCGGTGCCCGGAGCCCTGCACTGA
- a CDS encoding symmetrical bis(5'-nucleosyl)-tetraphosphatase — MATYAVGDLQGCLEPLQCLLKQVAFDPQSDRLWLVGDLVNRGPQSLETLRFLYSIRQSLVCVLGNHDLHLLAAGNKIERLKKADTLREILEAPDAKELLEWLRQQKLLHYDEIRDMVLVHAGIPPQWSLRKALKCAAEVEAALRDDNLFAPYLDGMYGNEPAKWDSDLKGVTRLRVITNYFTRMRFCTSEGKLDLKGKEGADTAPPGYAPWFKHKDRKTRGLKIIFGHWAALEGRCDEPGVIALDTGCVWGGAMTLLNIDTGVRLSCQCDEHGHVASPVAPPTPEPLSASVKR; from the coding sequence ATGGCGACGTATGCCGTCGGCGATCTGCAGGGCTGCCTCGAGCCGCTGCAGTGCCTGCTCAAGCAGGTCGCCTTCGATCCGCAGAGCGACCGTCTGTGGCTGGTGGGCGACCTGGTCAACCGTGGCCCGCAGTCGCTGGAAACCTTGCGCTTCCTCTATAGCATCCGCCAGTCGCTGGTCTGTGTGCTGGGTAATCATGACCTGCACCTGCTGGCCGCCGGGAACAAGATCGAGCGCCTGAAGAAAGCCGACACCCTGCGCGAAATTCTCGAAGCGCCCGACGCCAAGGAACTGCTTGAGTGGCTGCGCCAGCAAAAGCTCCTGCACTACGACGAAATCCGCGACATGGTGCTGGTGCATGCCGGCATCCCGCCGCAGTGGTCCTTGCGCAAGGCCCTCAAGTGCGCCGCCGAAGTCGAGGCCGCCCTGCGCGATGACAACCTGTTCGCACCCTACCTGGACGGCATGTATGGCAACGAGCCAGCCAAGTGGGACAGCGACCTCAAAGGCGTGACCCGCCTGCGGGTGATCACCAACTACTTCACCCGCATGCGCTTTTGCACCAGCGAGGGCAAGCTTGACCTCAAGGGCAAGGAAGGCGCCGACACCGCGCCACCCGGCTACGCGCCCTGGTTCAAGCACAAGGATCGCAAGACTCGCGGCCTGAAGATCATTTTTGGCCACTGGGCCGCACTCGAAGGCCGGTGCGACGAGCCCGGCGTCATCGCCCTCGACACTGGCTGTGTCTGGGGCGGCGCCATGACCCTGCTGAACATCGACACCGGCGTACGCCTGAGTTGCCAGTGCGACGAGCACGGCCATGTTGCGTCGCCTGTCGCCCCACCTACCCCCGAACCATTGTCGGCCAGCGTCAAGCGCTAG
- the glpE gene encoding thiosulfate sulfurtransferase GlpE, whose translation MSEFKRIPPEQAQALREQGAVLVDIRDPATYAALHISGSTHLDNHSISDFIRAADLDAPTVVVCYHGNSSQGAAAYLVSQGFSDVYSMDGGFELWRTTYPSETAKSSGE comes from the coding sequence ATGAGCGAATTCAAACGTATCCCCCCCGAACAAGCCCAAGCCCTGCGCGAACAAGGCGCCGTGCTGGTCGACATCCGCGACCCCGCGACCTACGCAGCGCTGCACATCAGCGGCTCCACGCATCTGGACAACCACTCCATCTCGGACTTCATCCGCGCCGCCGACCTCGACGCGCCAACGGTAGTGGTCTGCTACCACGGCAACTCCAGCCAGGGCGCTGCCGCCTACCTGGTCAGCCAGGGGTTTTCCGACGTCTACAGCATGGACGGTGGCTTCGAGCTGTGGCGTACGACGTATCCTTCGGAAACCGCGAAAAGTAGCGGCGAATAA
- a CDS encoding PrkA family serine protein kinase gives MSIFSHFQQRFESTRQEELSLQEYLELCKQDRSAYVSAAERLLLAIGEPELLDTSTNSRLSRIFSNKVIRRYPAFEDFHGMEECIDQIVSYFRHAAQGLEEKKQILYLLGPVGGGKSSLAEKLKQLIEKVPFYAIKGSPVFESPLGLFNATEDGAILEEDFGIPRRYLNTIMSPWATKRLAEFGGDISQFRVVKLYPSILNQIAVAKTEPGDENNQDISALVGKVDIRKLEEFPQNDADAYSYSGALCRANQGLMEFVEMFKAPIKVLHPLLTATQEGNYNSTEGLGAIPFTGILLAHSNESEWHTFRNNKNNEAFIDRIYIVKVPYCLRVSDEVKIYDKLLFNSSLAKAHCAPDTLKMLAQFTVLSRLKEPENSNIYSKMRVYDGENLKDTDPKAKSIQEYRDTAGVDEGMNGLSTRFAFKILSKVFNFDPHEIAANPVHLLYVLEQQIEQEQFQAETRERYLRFLKEYLAPRYIEFIGKEIQTAYLESYSEYGQNIFDRYVLYADFWIQDQEYRDPETGEILNRVALNEELEKIEKPAGISNPKDFRNEIVNFVLRARANNNGKNPTWLSYEKLRVVIEKKMFSNTEDLLPVISFNAKASKEDQQKHNDFVTRMVERGYTDKQVRLLSEWYLRVRKSQ, from the coding sequence ATGAGTATCTTTAGCCACTTCCAACAACGCTTCGAGTCAACACGCCAGGAAGAACTCTCGCTGCAGGAGTACCTGGAACTCTGCAAACAGGACCGTAGCGCCTACGTTTCCGCCGCCGAGCGTCTGCTGCTGGCAATCGGTGAACCCGAATTGCTGGACACTTCGACCAACTCGAGGCTGTCGCGCATTTTTTCCAACAAGGTGATCCGACGCTATCCGGCCTTCGAGGACTTCCACGGGATGGAAGAATGCATCGACCAGATCGTCTCCTACTTCCGCCACGCCGCACAGGGCCTGGAAGAGAAGAAACAGATCCTCTACCTGCTCGGCCCCGTCGGCGGCGGCAAGTCGTCCCTGGCCGAAAAGCTCAAACAACTGATCGAGAAAGTGCCCTTCTATGCCATCAAGGGCTCTCCAGTATTCGAGTCACCACTGGGGCTGTTCAACGCCACCGAAGACGGCGCGATCCTGGAAGAAGACTTTGGCATTCCCCGGCGCTACCTGAACACCATCATGTCGCCTTGGGCGACCAAACGGCTGGCCGAATTCGGCGGCGACATCAGCCAGTTCCGCGTGGTCAAGCTCTACCCTTCGATCCTCAACCAGATCGCGGTCGCCAAGACCGAGCCGGGCGATGAGAACAACCAGGACATCTCGGCACTGGTGGGCAAGGTCGATATCCGCAAGCTCGAAGAATTCCCGCAAAACGACGCCGACGCCTACAGCTACTCGGGCGCCCTGTGCCGGGCCAACCAAGGCCTGATGGAATTCGTCGAGATGTTCAAGGCGCCGATCAAGGTCTTGCACCCACTGCTGACCGCCACCCAGGAAGGCAACTACAACAGTACCGAAGGCCTGGGCGCGATTCCGTTCACCGGGATCCTGCTGGCGCACTCCAACGAATCGGAGTGGCACACCTTCCGCAACAACAAGAACAACGAAGCCTTCATCGACCGGATCTACATCGTCAAGGTGCCTTACTGCCTGCGGGTCAGCGATGAAGTGAAGATCTACGACAAGTTGCTGTTCAACAGCTCCCTGGCCAAGGCTCACTGCGCCCCCGACACCCTGAAGATGCTTGCCCAGTTCACCGTGCTCTCGCGCCTCAAGGAGCCGGAAAACTCGAACATCTACTCGAAAATGCGGGTCTACGACGGTGAAAACCTCAAGGATACCGATCCGAAGGCCAAATCGATCCAGGAATACCGCGACACCGCCGGTGTCGACGAAGGCATGAACGGTCTTTCGACCCGGTTCGCCTTCAAGATCCTGTCGAAAGTCTTCAACTTCGACCCGCACGAAATCGCCGCCAACCCGGTGCACCTGCTTTACGTGCTGGAACAGCAGATCGAGCAGGAGCAGTTCCAGGCAGAAACCCGTGAACGGTACCTGCGCTTCCTCAAGGAATACCTGGCACCGCGCTACATCGAGTTCATCGGCAAGGAAATCCAGACCGCGTACCTGGAGTCCTACAGCGAGTACGGGCAAAACATCTTCGACCGCTACGTGCTGTACGCGGACTTCTGGATTCAGGATCAGGAATACCGCGACCCGGAAACCGGCGAGATCCTCAACCGCGTAGCCCTGAACGAAGAACTGGAGAAAATCGAAAAACCGGCGGGCATCAGCAATCCGAAGGATTTCCGCAACGAAATCGTCAACTTCGTCCTGCGTGCCCGGGCCAACAACAACGGCAAGAACCCGACCTGGCTCAGCTACGAGAAACTGCGGGTGGTCATCGAGAAAAAAATGTTCTCGAACACCGAGGACCTGCTGCCGGTCATCAGCTTCAACGCCAAGGCCAGCAAAGAGGACCAACAAAAGCACAACGACTTCGTCACACGGATGGTCGAGCGCGGCTATACCGACAAACAGGTACGACTGCTCTCCGAGTGGTACCTGCGGGTCAGAAAATCACAGTAA
- a CDS encoding YeaH/YhbH family protein → MSYVIDRRLNGKNKSTVNRQRFLRRYRDHIKKAVEEAVSRRSITDMEHGEQISIPGRDIDEPVLHHGRGGKQTVVHPGNKEFTSGEHIARPPGGGGGKGPGKAGNSGEGMDEFVFQITQEEFLEFMFEDLELPNLVKRNLTGTDTFKTVRAGISNEGNPSRINIIRTLRSAHARRIALSGSSRAKLRDAKDELARLKLEEPDNFGDIQEIEAEIERLSARIHRVPFLDTFDLKYNLLIKQPNPSSKAVMFCLMDVSGSMTQATKDIAKRFFILLYLFLKRNYDKIDVVFIRHHTSAREVDEEEFFYSRETGGTIVSSALKLMQEIMAERYPSNDWNIYAAQASDGDNWNDDSPICRDILINQIMPFVQYYTYVEITPREHQALWYEYERIAEAFSDNFAQQQLVSAGDIYPVFRELFQRRLVT, encoded by the coding sequence ATGAGCTATGTGATCGACCGACGTCTCAATGGCAAGAACAAGAGCACGGTAAACCGTCAGCGGTTTCTGCGGCGTTACCGTGATCACATCAAAAAGGCCGTCGAAGAGGCGGTCAGTCGGCGTTCCATCACCGATATGGAACACGGCGAACAGATCAGCATTCCCGGTCGCGATATCGACGAACCGGTGCTTCATCACGGTCGTGGTGGCAAACAGACCGTGGTGCATCCGGGCAACAAGGAATTCACCAGCGGTGAGCATATTGCCCGTCCGCCCGGAGGAGGTGGCGGTAAAGGCCCGGGCAAGGCCGGCAACTCCGGCGAAGGCATGGATGAGTTCGTCTTCCAGATTACCCAGGAAGAATTCCTCGAATTCATGTTCGAAGACCTGGAACTGCCCAACCTGGTCAAGCGCAACCTGACCGGTACCGACACCTTCAAGACCGTGCGAGCCGGCATCAGCAACGAAGGCAACCCATCGCGGATCAACATCATCCGCACCCTGCGCTCAGCCCATGCCAGGCGTATCGCCCTGTCCGGCAGCAGCCGCGCCAAACTGCGCGACGCCAAGGACGAACTGGCACGACTGAAACTGGAAGAACCAGACAACTTCGGCGATATCCAGGAAATCGAAGCAGAAATCGAGCGTCTTAGCGCACGTATTCACCGCGTACCGTTCCTGGACACCTTCGACCTCAAGTACAACCTGCTGATCAAGCAACCCAACCCCAGCTCCAAGGCGGTGATGTTTTGCCTGATGGACGTTTCCGGCTCCATGACCCAGGCGACCAAGGACATCGCCAAGCGCTTCTTCATCCTGTTGTACCTGTTCCTCAAGCGTAACTACGACAAGATCGACGTAGTCTTCATCCGCCACCACACCAGTGCCCGGGAAGTGGACGAAGAGGAGTTTTTCTACTCCCGCGAAACCGGCGGCACCATCGTCTCCAGCGCCTTGAAACTGATGCAGGAGATCATGGCCGAGCGTTATCCAAGCAACGACTGGAACATCTACGCCGCCCAAGCCTCCGACGGCGACAACTGGAACGATGACTCGCCGATCTGCCGCGACATCCTGATCAACCAGATCATGCCGTTCGTGCAGTACTACACTTATGTGGAGATTACCCCGCGCGAACACCAGGCCCTGTGGTACGAATACGAGCGTATTGCCGAAGCCTTTTCCGACAATTTTGCCCAGCAGCAACTGGTTTCGGCCGGGGATATCTATCCGGTCTTCCGTGAACTCTTCCAGCGCAGGTTAGTGACATGA
- a CDS encoding SpoVR family protein, with translation MTAKEQKRQPISTGSEWTFELIQAYDREISRIAARYALDTYPNQIEVITAEQMMDAYASVGMPLGYHHWSYGKHFLSTEKSYSRGQMGLAYEIVINSDPCIAYLMEENTICMQALVVAHACYGHNSFFKGNYLFRTWTDASSIIDYLVFAKQYIMQCEERHGIDAVEDLLDSCHALMNYGVDRYKRPYPISAEEERRRQKDREEHLQKQINDLWRTIPKGADKYNEKDNARFPAEPQENILYFIEKHAPLLEPWQREIVRIVRKIAQYFYPQRQTQVMNEGWATFWHYTLMNDLYDEGLVTDGFMMEFLTSHTSVVYQPGFDSPYYSGINPYTLGFAMYRDIRRMCEEPTEEDYRWFPDVAGTDWLSSIKFAMSSFKDESFILQYLSPKVIRDLKLFSILDDDQKDDLLVPAIHDEDGYRTIRETLAAQYNLGNREPNVQIYSIDRRGDRSLTLRHQQHDRKPLGESTEEVLKHLHRLWGFDIHLETLQGDQVMKTHHVPPRSEHSEGDYGRLDLAVIHL, from the coding sequence ATGACCGCCAAAGAGCAGAAGCGCCAACCCATCTCCACCGGCTCCGAATGGACATTCGAGCTGATCCAGGCCTACGACCGCGAAATCAGCCGTATTGCGGCCCGTTATGCGCTGGATACCTATCCCAACCAGATCGAGGTGATCACCGCCGAGCAAATGATGGATGCCTACGCCTCCGTGGGCATGCCCCTTGGCTACCACCACTGGTCCTATGGCAAACACTTCCTCAGCACCGAAAAATCCTACAGCCGTGGCCAGATGGGGCTGGCCTACGAAATCGTGATCAACTCGGACCCCTGCATCGCCTACCTGATGGAAGAAAACACCATCTGCATGCAGGCATTGGTGGTGGCCCATGCCTGCTACGGCCACAACAGCTTTTTCAAGGGCAACTACCTGTTCCGCACCTGGACCGATGCCAGCTCGATCATCGATTACCTGGTGTTTGCCAAGCAGTACATCATGCAATGCGAGGAGCGCCATGGCATCGACGCCGTCGAGGACCTGCTGGACTCCTGCCACGCCTTGATGAACTACGGCGTCGACCGCTACAAACGCCCATACCCGATCTCGGCGGAGGAAGAACGGCGCCGCCAGAAAGACCGTGAAGAACACCTGCAAAAGCAGATCAACGACCTGTGGCGCACCATTCCCAAGGGTGCCGACAAGTACAACGAGAAAGACAACGCGCGTTTTCCCGCCGAACCCCAGGAGAACATCCTGTATTTCATCGAGAAACACGCGCCGCTGCTGGAGCCCTGGCAGCGGGAAATCGTGCGCATCGTGCGCAAGATCGCCCAGTACTTCTACCCGCAACGCCAGACCCAGGTGATGAACGAAGGTTGGGCGACGTTCTGGCACTACACCTTGATGAACGACCTGTATGACGAAGGCCTGGTCACCGACGGTTTCATGATGGAGTTCCTCACCTCGCACACCAGCGTGGTCTACCAGCCGGGGTTCGACAGCCCGTACTACAGCGGGATCAACCCCTACACCCTGGGTTTTGCCATGTACCGCGATATCCGGCGCATGTGCGAAGAGCCCACCGAGGAAGATTACCGCTGGTTCCCGGACGTCGCCGGGACCGACTGGCTGTCGAGCATCAAGTTCGCCATGAGCAGCTTCAAGGACGAGAGTTTCATCCTGCAGTACCTGTCGCCCAAGGTGATCCGTGACCTGAAGCTGTTCAGCATCCTCGATGACGACCAGAAGGACGACCTGCTGGTGCCCGCCATCCATGACGAGGACGGTTACCGGACTATCCGGGAAACCCTGGCGGCCCAGTACAACCTGGGCAATCGTGAACCCAACGTGCAGATCTACAGCATCGACCGCCGTGGCGACCGCTCGCTGACCCTGCGCCATCAACAACACGATCGCAAACCCCTGGGAGAGTCGACCGAGGAAGTACTCAAGCACCTGCACCGTTTGTGGGGCTTCGATATTCACCTGGAAACCCTGCAAGGCGACCAGGTCATGAAAACCCATCACGTCCCGCCCAGATCGGAGCACAGCGAGGGCGACTACGGCCGGCTCGACCTGGCCGTCATTCATCTTTGA
- a CDS encoding multifunctional CCA addition/repair protein — MQIYKVGGAVRDRLLGKPVTDIDWVVVGASTEEMLAKGFRPVGADFPVFLHPRTGEEYALARTERKSGRGYGGFTFHASPEVTLEEDLIRRDLTINAMAEDDHGQLTDPYQGQRDLQARVLRHVSPAFAEDPLRVLRVARFAARYAALGFTVAPETLELMRQLSESGELQALTAERSWKEISRALMEEQPQVFIQVLRDCGALKVLLPEIEALFGVPQPEVHHPEIDSGVHTLSVLHQAALHKQPLTVRWACLLHDLGKGLTPQDEWPRHIAHEHKGLKLIKAVNNRFKAPRDCQELALLVGEYHTHGHRALELKPSTLLELLQSFDVYRRPQRFEEFIVACEMDARGRKGLEQRSYPQADYLRGAATAARNVAVQPLLEQGFKGPELGEALKRERLKALKAYKEAASA; from the coding sequence ATGCAGATTTATAAAGTCGGCGGCGCAGTGCGAGATCGCCTGCTCGGCAAACCTGTTACCGATATCGACTGGGTCGTGGTCGGTGCCAGCACCGAAGAGATGCTCGCCAAGGGCTTTCGCCCGGTCGGTGCTGACTTCCCGGTGTTCCTGCACCCCAGGACGGGGGAGGAATATGCCCTTGCCCGCACCGAACGCAAGAGCGGGCGCGGGTATGGCGGGTTCACCTTTCACGCCAGCCCCGAAGTGACCCTGGAAGAAGACCTGATTCGCCGGGATCTGACGATCAACGCCATGGCCGAAGACGATCACGGCCAATTGACCGACCCCTACCAGGGTCAACGCGACCTCCAGGCCCGCGTACTGCGCCACGTTTCCCCCGCGTTCGCCGAAGATCCCCTACGGGTCCTGCGGGTTGCCCGCTTCGCCGCCCGGTATGCCGCGCTCGGTTTCACCGTAGCCCCAGAGACCCTGGAGCTGATGCGCCAACTCAGTGAATCCGGCGAATTGCAGGCACTGACTGCCGAGCGCAGCTGGAAGGAAATCTCCCGCGCCCTGATGGAAGAGCAGCCCCAGGTGTTCATTCAGGTGCTACGCGACTGTGGCGCACTGAAGGTTTTGTTGCCGGAGATTGAAGCGCTGTTCGGCGTGCCCCAACCCGAAGTCCATCACCCGGAAATCGACAGCGGCGTGCATACCTTGAGCGTCCTGCACCAGGCCGCCCTACACAAACAGCCGCTGACCGTGCGCTGGGCCTGCTTGCTGCACGATCTGGGGAAAGGCCTGACCCCACAAGACGAGTGGCCCCGGCACATTGCCCATGAACACAAGGGCCTGAAGTTGATCAAGGCGGTCAATAACCGCTTCAAGGCTCCGCGCGACTGCCAGGAACTGGCATTGCTGGTGGGCGAGTACCACACCCACGGCCACCGCGCACTGGAGCTAAAGCCCTCGACCTTACTCGAACTGCTGCAAAGCTTTGACGTTTATCGGCGTCCGCAGCGCTTCGAAGAATTCATCGTCGCCTGCGAGATGGACGCTCGTGGGCGCAAGGGCCTGGAGCAAAGAAGTTATCCACAAGCGGATTACTTGCGTGGCGCAGCGACCGCCGCTCGCAACGTGGCGGTTCAGCCGTTGCTGGAACAGGGATTCAAGGGCCCGGAACTGGGCGAAGCGCTCAAACGCGAACGGCTCAAGGCACTGAAAGCCTACAAAGAGGCGGCATCTGCCTGA
- the folK gene encoding 2-amino-4-hydroxy-6-hydroxymethyldihydropteridine diphosphokinase has protein sequence MSLTQVFLGLGSNVERETHLLAGLEALSGFLVDMRCSAVFESQPVGIKSGPFFNFVVSAFTDLPLIELDRRLKFIEADNGRYAPDRKGLPLDIDVLLYGDLVGNFDGLTLPRAEILKNAFVLWPLSLIAPDRVHPGAGKSFATLWAEAQIDQVLAPVAFEWRGEPLTPLNLL, from the coding sequence ATGTCGCTAACTCAGGTATTTCTTGGGCTGGGCAGTAATGTCGAGCGTGAAACCCATTTGTTGGCGGGGCTGGAAGCGCTGAGTGGGTTTTTGGTGGATATGCGCTGCTCGGCGGTATTCGAAAGCCAGCCGGTGGGAATCAAGAGCGGGCCGTTTTTCAACTTTGTGGTGTCGGCGTTTACCGACCTGCCGTTGATCGAACTGGATCGCCGCTTGAAGTTCATCGAGGCCGATAACGGCCGTTACGCGCCGGATCGCAAGGGTTTGCCGCTGGATATCGACGTGTTGTTGTACGGCGATCTGGTGGGCAACTTTGACGGTTTGACTCTTCCGCGTGCCGAAATTCTGAAAAATGCCTTTGTGTTGTGGCCGTTGTCGCTGATTGCCCCGGACCGGGTGCATCCGGGCGCGGGAAAAAGCTTCGCGACGCTGTGGGCTGAGGCGCAGATTGATCAGGTGTTGGCGCCGGTGGCATTCGAGTGGCGTGGAGAGCCGCTGACGCCTTTGAATCTGCTCTGA
- the folB gene encoding dihydroneopterin aldolase: MDRVFIEGLEVDTVIGAYDWERGIRQCLRLDLSFAWDNRPAAAGDDLTLALDYASVSTRIQAFAEQAQFQLVETFAERLAEVLMSEFKITWMRLKLTKPGAVPAATGVGVEIERGCR; this comes from the coding sequence TTGGACAGAGTGTTTATCGAGGGCCTGGAAGTCGACACGGTAATCGGTGCCTACGACTGGGAGCGCGGCATCCGTCAGTGCCTGCGTCTTGATCTGAGCTTTGCCTGGGACAATCGTCCGGCAGCAGCCGGCGATGACCTGACCCTGGCGCTCGATTACGCCAGTGTTTCGACGCGTATCCAGGCGTTTGCCGAGCAAGCCCAGTTCCAGTTGGTGGAGACTTTTGCCGAGCGCCTGGCCGAAGTGTTGATGAGCGAATTCAAGATCACCTGGATGCGTCTCAAACTGACCAAGCCAGGGGCAGTTCCGGCGGCTACTGGCGTGGGCGTGGAGATCGAGCGCGGATGTCGCTAA